A window of Ignavibacteriales bacterium contains these coding sequences:
- a CDS encoding (2Fe-2S) ferredoxin domain-containing protein: MDKGSAEVRVLFKKRLKELRLNTKVRVNSSGCLDACEFGPTVVIYPEQIWYGGVKREDVEEIIQNHIINSNPVKRLLIKDKRFLSD; the protein is encoded by the coding sequence GTGGATAAAGGTTCGGCTGAGGTCCGTGTGTTATTTAAAAAAAGATTAAAAGAACTTCGACTCAATACAAAAGTCCGGGTGAATAGTTCCGGTTGTTTGGATGCATGTGAGTTTGGTCCTACTGTTGTAATTTATCCGGAACAAATTTGGTATGGTGGAGTGAAACGTGAAGATGTAGAAGAAATAATTCAGAATCATATTATCAATAGTAATCCGGTAAAAAGATTGTTGATTAAGGATAAGAGATTTTTAAGTGATTAA
- a CDS encoding T9SS type A sorting domain-containing protein, translated as MKKVFLIILMIIGLGSLSAQSFVKPFNSGFNQNRSVQSNDTLKILAVIVDFQEDKYDATIGTGKFGSHYTQDYGKAILDPLPHDSTYFSDHLLFAKNYYQKVSRGKLNITYNVLRDVITVSKTMRDYVPAYQSKDFTPLANFASEVWKLVDEKYSNIKFSDYNLFIIFHAGVSSGLDLGTFSIDRNLPSLYLGQNAFKKVYGDQFTGISTRSGKIINSIILPETESRELTAIDNSKLLQQITINGELVNNIGNYLGLPDLFNTETGLSAIGRFGLMDGQAISANFGMFPPEPSPWEKMFLGWEQPVTLSINNFHPKIAARLTASIQDTSLLKVPINSSEYFLVENRQQDANKDKVKITYKRNGQTFNTIIQADTSGLFNVTPDKIDGGVVIDVDEFDAAVPGNGIVIWHIDEKIINDKLSDNKINSDPNARGVYVEEADGIFDIGKRFDTIFGIAIGEGTNEDFWYSGNKAKLYKNKFSPDSKPNTNSTSGANSLITMENFSTISNKMSFDISYNSGNLNLISSSNLNLTSGQKYLSAAVSGSKKYIYVTDNKTTYVYDYFGSEYATFPNFSNTAPALIDLNGQIRFVGTDSNTVKLRGGTAADLQLPSQISATAVIDQTGSNAKAYVGTSDGTLYVSNNLAEAFSNFNFKFTVVAKTVNEPIKQISAAPNYYSYITQNYFVDANQSQIHLLNPSIKLISTQSKDSNPISIVLTEKNGFDIIVNGKLQKTFVVNSSVMIKNFSVADLFNDGQNYILISNGNSVEAYNFEGVMAKNFPFTITMGENFIGTPLAVDLNRDGFSEVIGFTDKGNIIAINPITGKLVDGFPISSGAKISTTPILIAEELPTMGPLPIYKPYLVLINQTNQLYVWNIAPTQGKSYWSGEYGDAINSSFVAVPSSSQQVTDFFPVNKAYNWPNPVYGSSTNIRYYVSEDSDVKIKIVDLAGELVAELNSKARGGFDNETVWDVSKIQSGIYYAYLEVKGSSGNSANKIIKIAVVK; from the coding sequence ATGAAAAAAGTTTTTTTGATCATACTTATGATTATTGGATTGGGCAGTTTATCTGCCCAATCTTTTGTAAAACCGTTTAACTCAGGTTTTAATCAAAACAGATCTGTACAATCTAATGATACATTGAAAATTCTTGCTGTCATTGTAGATTTCCAGGAAGATAAGTACGATGCAACAATTGGTACCGGAAAATTCGGCTCTCATTATACTCAAGATTATGGCAAAGCAATACTAGATCCGCTTCCGCATGATTCAACTTATTTTTCAGATCACCTCCTCTTCGCTAAAAATTATTATCAAAAAGTCTCCCGCGGCAAATTAAATATTACTTATAATGTTCTCCGTGATGTTATAACTGTTTCTAAAACAATGCGGGATTACGTCCCGGCATATCAATCAAAAGATTTTACTCCACTAGCAAATTTTGCAAGTGAAGTTTGGAAACTCGTAGACGAAAAATATTCTAACATTAAATTCTCTGACTATAATCTCTTCATAATATTCCACGCCGGTGTTAGCAGCGGTTTAGACCTCGGAACTTTTTCGATTGATCGTAACTTGCCTTCGCTTTATTTAGGACAAAATGCTTTCAAGAAAGTATACGGAGATCAGTTTACCGGAATTTCCACTCGAAGTGGCAAGATCATAAATTCAATAATACTTCCCGAAACAGAATCGAGAGAACTAACTGCAATTGATAATTCTAAATTGTTGCAGCAAATTACAATTAACGGCGAATTGGTTAATAACATCGGTAACTATCTTGGTCTGCCGGATTTGTTTAATACGGAAACGGGGCTTAGCGCTATTGGAAGATTTGGCCTAATGGATGGACAGGCAATCAGTGCAAACTTTGGAATGTTTCCGCCTGAACCATCACCGTGGGAAAAAATGTTTTTAGGTTGGGAACAACCGGTAACTCTCAGCATCAATAATTTCCACCCAAAAATTGCGGCAAGATTAACAGCTTCTATACAAGATACTTCTCTTCTAAAAGTGCCGATTAATTCATCAGAATATTTTCTAGTGGAGAATAGGCAGCAAGATGCAAACAAAGATAAAGTTAAAATTACTTACAAAAGGAACGGACAAACATTTAATACAATAATTCAAGCCGATACAAGCGGATTATTCAACGTAACACCGGATAAAATTGACGGCGGTGTAGTGATTGATGTTGATGAATTTGATGCGGCTGTTCCCGGAAACGGAATTGTTATTTGGCATATTGATGAAAAAATAATAAATGATAAACTTTCAGATAATAAGATCAACAGTGATCCAAACGCAAGAGGTGTTTATGTTGAAGAAGCCGATGGAATTTTTGATATAGGCAAACGGTTTGATACAATTTTTGGGATTGCCATCGGAGAAGGAACTAACGAAGATTTTTGGTATTCCGGCAACAAGGCAAAATTATACAAGAACAAATTCAGTCCCGATTCAAAACCAAATACAAATTCTACCAGCGGTGCAAACAGTTTGATCACAATGGAAAATTTTTCTACAATATCAAATAAGATGAGTTTTGATATCAGCTACAACAGCGGAAACTTAAACTTGATTTCTTCATCAAATCTAAATTTAACTAGCGGGCAAAAATATTTATCCGCTGCCGTATCTGGCAGTAAAAAATATATTTATGTAACGGACAATAAAACAACTTACGTCTATGATTACTTTGGTAGTGAGTATGCAACATTTCCGAATTTCAGCAATACTGCACCGGCATTAATTGATCTTAATGGTCAAATTAGGTTTGTTGGTACCGACAGCAATACAGTTAAACTGAGAGGCGGTACTGCGGCAGATCTTCAGCTACCGTCACAGATCAGCGCAACAGCTGTTATTGATCAAACAGGCAGCAATGCTAAAGCTTACGTTGGAACTTCTGATGGAACTTTATATGTAAGCAATAATTTAGCTGAAGCTTTTAGCAATTTTAATTTTAAATTTACTGTTGTGGCAAAAACTGTAAATGAACCGATCAAACAAATTAGTGCAGCGCCAAATTATTATTCTTATATAACTCAAAATTACTTTGTTGATGCAAATCAGTCGCAAATACATTTATTAAATCCTTCCATTAAATTGATCAGTACACAAAGTAAAGATTCAAATCCGATCAGTATTGTTCTTACAGAAAAAAATGGTTTTGATATAATTGTCAATGGGAAATTGCAAAAAACATTTGTAGTTAATTCTTCGGTGATGATTAAGAATTTTTCAGTTGCAGATCTGTTCAATGATGGTCAAAACTATATTTTGATTTCAAACGGCAATTCTGTTGAAGCTTACAATTTCGAAGGAGTGATGGCCAAAAATTTTCCGTTTACAATTACAATGGGAGAAAATTTTATTGGAACACCCTTAGCTGTTGATCTAAACCGGGATGGATTTTCCGAAGTAATTGGATTCACAGATAAAGGGAATATCATTGCGATTAATCCTATCACAGGAAAACTTGTTGATGGATTTCCAATTTCAAGCGGCGCTAAAATTTCTACTACACCAATATTGATTGCTGAAGAATTACCAACTATGGGACCTCTGCCAATTTACAAACCTTACCTTGTACTTATTAATCAAACAAATCAACTATATGTTTGGAATATTGCACCAACGCAAGGGAAATCATATTGGAGCGGAGAATACGGAGATGCAATCAATTCTTCTTTTGTTGCGGTGCCATCATCATCGCAGCAAGTAACAGATTTCTTTCCTGTGAATAAAGCTTACAACTGGCCTAATCCGGTTTACGGCAGCTCAACAAATATTCGTTATTACGTTTCGGAAGATTCCGATGTGAAAATAAAAATAGTAGATCTTGCCGGAGAATTGGTTGCGGAATTGAATAGTAAAGCAAGAGGCGGATTTGATAACGAAACTGTTTGGGACGTTTCTAAAATTCAAAGCGGTATTTATTATGCTTATCTCGAAGTAAAAGGCAGCAGCGGAAATTCTGCGAACAAGATCATAAAAATTGCGGTTGTAAAATAA
- the nth gene encoding endonuclease III yields MINKKDKSRARKIFDILSKEYPGVRPALEYTSAFELLISTILSAQCTDERVNIITIKLFKKYKKPQDYLKVSAKELEKDIFSTGFYRQKAKSIRNCCTQLIENYNGKVPKDFDELTKLSGVGRKTASVVAGNAFGIPAIAVDTHVKRLSNLLGFIKSNDPEKIEYRLKELLLESYWINASHWLATHGRNICFARKPKCFACILADDCPSFNPRSK; encoded by the coding sequence GTGATTAACAAAAAAGATAAATCTCGTGCAAGAAAAATATTTGATATTCTTTCTAAAGAATATCCTGGTGTCCGTCCTGCATTAGAATATACATCTGCATTCGAATTATTAATCTCAACAATTTTATCTGCTCAGTGTACCGATGAGCGTGTAAATATTATTACAATAAAACTTTTCAAAAAATATAAAAAGCCTCAGGATTATCTAAAAGTATCTGCAAAGGAATTAGAGAAAGATATTTTTTCAACAGGGTTTTACAGACAGAAGGCAAAAAGTATTCGTAACTGCTGTACACAACTTATTGAAAATTATAACGGTAAAGTCCCCAAAGATTTTGACGAGTTAACAAAGTTATCCGGTGTAGGCAGAAAGACAGCGTCAGTTGTTGCGGGCAATGCATTCGGAATTCCTGCAATTGCAGTTGATACCCATGTTAAGAGATTATCTAACTTGCTTGGATTTATCAAATCAAACGATCCTGAAAAAATTGAGTACCGCTTAAAAGAATTACTACTAGAAAGTTATTGGATTAATGCGTCTCACTGGTTAGCAACACACGGAAGAAATATTTGTTTTGCTAGAAAACCGAAATGCTTTGCTTGTATACTGGCGGATGATTGTCCTTCTTTCAATCCGCGATCAAAATAG
- the porV gene encoding type IX secretion system outer membrane channel protein PorV, with translation MKKISMLLIVCALIMWFNKISAQGEAAVPFLLLAPDSRAGGIGESGSGLADNSAAIFWNPAGIAFLTGSEISFTHSNWLPAFNLDLFYEYATYRQYIEDLSGSVTASVTFMNFGEFVRTSSNSPDPIGTFRSFDAALTLGYATKLSNSWGLGFNFRLIHSRLADKPTEAEQGKGVATSVSFDVAAMWRPEHFEIPFLGDLGNQFSLGMNLSNLGPKIYYIDQAQADPIPTNLRLGLAARIFQDDYNSLTYTLDFSRLLIGVADSTGKRPDFYKAIFTSWTDRPFSEVMKDVVTSMGLEYWYGNVAEGFQFALRAGFFYEDPDHGNRKFITLGAGIRYETYGFDFSYITTDIFKGTENHPLSNTLRFTLSVGWGSQIKPTLGFPRGI, from the coding sequence ATGAAAAAAATATCGATGCTTTTGATTGTGTGTGCATTGATAATGTGGTTTAACAAGATTTCAGCTCAAGGCGAAGCAGCAGTACCGTTTTTGCTTTTAGCTCCGGACTCAAGAGCTGGCGGTATCGGCGAATCAGGTTCCGGATTAGCAGATAACTCTGCTGCTATTTTTTGGAATCCAGCCGGCATTGCATTTTTAACCGGATCGGAAATCAGTTTCACTCATAGCAATTGGCTTCCGGCATTTAATCTTGACCTTTTTTACGAATATGCAACTTATCGTCAATACATAGAAGATCTAAGCGGCAGCGTAACTGCTAGTGTAACTTTTATGAACTTTGGTGAATTTGTAAGAACAAGTTCAAACTCTCCTGACCCCATTGGAACATTTAGATCATTCGATGCGGCATTGACTCTGGGTTATGCAACTAAGTTAAGTAATAGTTGGGGACTTGGATTTAATTTCAGATTAATACATAGCCGTTTGGCAGATAAACCAACTGAAGCAGAACAAGGCAAAGGCGTTGCAACTTCAGTGAGCTTTGATGTTGCTGCAATGTGGCGTCCCGAACATTTTGAAATACCGTTCTTGGGTGATCTTGGAAATCAATTTAGTCTTGGTATGAACTTAAGTAATTTGGGACCAAAAATTTATTACATAGACCAAGCTCAAGCAGATCCGATCCCGACAAATCTACGTCTGGGGTTGGCAGCAAGAATATTTCAAGATGATTACAACTCCCTTACTTACACATTAGATTTTAGTAGACTCTTGATTGGTGTTGCAGATAGTACTGGAAAACGCCCCGATTTTTACAAAGCAATATTTACATCTTGGACAGATAGGCCATTCAGTGAAGTAATGAAAGATGTTGTTACTTCTATGGGATTGGAATATTGGTATGGTAATGTTGCAGAAGGATTTCAGTTTGCATTACGTGCTGGTTTCTTTTACGAAGATCCTGATCATGGAAATAGAAAATTCATAACACTTGGTGCAGGTATCCGTTATGAAACATATGGTTTTGATTTTAGTTACATAACTACAGATATATTTAAAGGAACTGAAAATCATCCTCTATCAAATACACTTCGTTTCACTCTTTCGGTCGGATGGGGATCTCAAATAAAACCTACATTGGGTTTCCCGCGCGGAATATAA
- the porU gene encoding type IX secretion system sortase PorU, which yields MKYKFFLVILFFILNLIANAQDLRILSSDRSSIVIEYRPIYKDTLTISVSGNSFKKLNLLGGFIENITKSGLPQIPVREINVGVPSELGNTIQILSADYSTLNGQYVPVPQLQKDSISYVENYIVSDKYSNFSAPDIAAFGEYGLFRNLPVQSIKIHPVIFDVSSNVIKIYKKIVLKISFAPSPSNRELIQDNTFQSIVLNWEIAKNWGISEKKILKTSASVLAAGDWFRFEAPDEGIYKIDRTFLQTIGIDVNATDFNPKTIKIYNNGGYTLPEDLSISNNQGLIENAITVIGEEDGRFDPSDYIIFYGRPQEFWEYSSSAKNIVRMKQPYSKKNYYWLTYGGVNGKRISNKQSTNFTNAYQQTSTLAFKSLDKDSVNIGRSGRDYFGDQLDLSTKSRTYLTTLNGIVPSSIIKYNFRVANASTTITPYSVEESGSRIYSSTVPGIYSYIYGIEDIGSGIYGGQLSLDERSNLKFSINTSSSSARLLLDYFEIAYQRQLTSFVDNLLLFSKDTTATIEYTFTNYSSIQFFDITDYANVKNISNAIISLGQIKFQAAETKGNVSKYFAVTSAAYKTPINGVKITNSNIRGNLRGSEMIVITAKDFKTQADRYAAYRSQQSPYILSTQIFYVDEILNEFSCGSLDPTAIRDFLKFAYENWQIKPSYVLLLGDGDYDYLNTEKLNKNFVPVYETAESLDEIQSYPTDDFYARISGNDKRIDIAIGRLNIQTAAEADVVIDKIIKYETGLEKGLWRNNITLVADDGPQAVGYDDGSLHTSQSENLANKRIPKYFDLDKIYLVAYPTVYTGLGRRKPEVNKAIINAINDGTLIINYVGHGNPGVWAHESVFERSASIPQLKNSNYFFLTAATCDFGKYDDPTEQSSTEILMNMSGGAIAAFSASRVVYSVANATINDSLYSRLFQTREAGNLPIRIGKAYLLAKQLLTEENDEKFHLFGDPAIRLDEPLNPTSVDSVNGKSLKSLVQVNALGSVKIKGAVRNTNGTLAQYNGDAIVSMYDSERSIYFKEMDYTVTMQGGLIYRGRTSVINGEFQTEFVVPKDISYENKNGKIVAYISNSTSDGVGYSTNVVVGGTNPDAVNDGKGPEISIYFDDINFQSSYLVNPDFMLIAKLSDRTGLNTTGTGIGHKLEAILNDDEVNPIDLTNSFVGDLNSGGKSGLIKYKFTGMTPGDYKIKVKAWDVFNNLSSQEANFSVVSSDNGIVLRDVVNYPNPFSSNTTFTFQHNVATAINVKIKIYTIAGRMIKQIEQSNILDKFVRIDWDGRDADENQIANGTYLYKLIVESNDGKYKDNVLGKLAVIR from the coding sequence ATGAAATACAAATTCTTTTTAGTTATTCTCTTTTTTATTTTAAATCTGATTGCCAATGCACAGGATTTAAGAATTTTATCTTCCGATAGATCTTCTATTGTAATTGAATATCGCCCTATCTATAAAGACACTCTAACTATTTCAGTTTCAGGTAATTCATTTAAAAAATTAAATCTGCTTGGCGGATTTATTGAGAATATTACTAAATCAGGGCTTCCACAAATTCCGGTGAGGGAAATCAATGTCGGTGTTCCGTCAGAATTGGGGAATACTATTCAAATTTTGAGTGCAGATTATTCTACATTGAACGGACAATATGTGCCTGTTCCCCAATTACAAAAAGATTCAATTTCATATGTTGAGAATTATATCGTAAGTGATAAGTATTCAAATTTTTCTGCTCCGGATATTGCTGCATTTGGTGAATATGGATTATTTAGAAACTTGCCCGTGCAATCAATTAAAATTCATCCGGTCATTTTTGATGTATCATCAAATGTTATTAAGATTTACAAAAAAATTGTTCTAAAAATTTCGTTTGCACCTTCTCCTTCTAATAGAGAATTAATACAGGATAATACTTTTCAATCCATCGTCCTAAATTGGGAGATAGCTAAGAATTGGGGAATCTCAGAAAAAAAAATACTCAAGACTTCAGCTTCAGTTTTAGCTGCAGGTGATTGGTTCCGATTCGAAGCTCCGGACGAAGGTATATATAAAATAGATAGAACTTTTTTACAAACAATTGGAATTGATGTTAATGCAACTGATTTTAATCCAAAGACAATAAAAATTTATAACAACGGCGGTTACACGCTTCCTGAAGATTTAAGTATATCAAATAATCAAGGGCTAATCGAAAATGCTATTACAGTTATTGGTGAAGAAGACGGTAGATTTGATCCCAGCGATTATATAATCTTTTACGGCAGACCTCAGGAATTTTGGGAATATAGTTCATCTGCAAAAAATATTGTCCGGATGAAACAACCTTATTCAAAAAAGAATTATTACTGGCTAACTTATGGCGGTGTTAACGGAAAACGTATTTCGAACAAGCAATCAACGAACTTCACTAATGCATATCAGCAGACTTCAACATTAGCATTTAAGAGTCTTGACAAAGACAGTGTAAATATTGGAAGAAGCGGAAGAGATTATTTTGGAGACCAGTTAGATCTCAGTACTAAAAGCAGAACATATCTTACAACTCTAAACGGCATTGTTCCATCAAGTATTATAAAATATAATTTCCGGGTTGCTAATGCTTCAACTACTATAACTCCTTATAGTGTTGAAGAAAGCGGAAGTAGGATTTATTCATCCACTGTTCCGGGTATTTATTCTTATATCTATGGAATAGAAGATATTGGTTCCGGAATTTACGGCGGACAATTATCATTGGACGAAAGAAGTAATCTAAAATTTTCAATCAACACATCATCTTCAAGTGCAAGATTATTATTAGATTATTTCGAGATAGCTTACCAAAGACAATTAACATCATTTGTCGATAATTTACTTCTCTTCTCTAAAGACACAACCGCAACGATTGAATATACGTTTACAAATTACAGTTCAATTCAATTTTTTGATATTACTGACTATGCAAATGTGAAAAATATTTCAAATGCTATAATCAGCCTCGGTCAAATAAAATTTCAAGCCGCAGAGACAAAAGGCAACGTAAGTAAATATTTTGCGGTTACATCGGCTGCCTATAAAACTCCAATTAACGGAGTAAAGATTACTAACTCGAACATTCGCGGTAATCTTAGAGGTAGTGAAATGATAGTAATAACAGCTAAAGATTTTAAGACTCAAGCTGATCGGTATGCTGCATATAGATCTCAACAATCACCTTATATATTATCAACACAAATATTCTATGTTGATGAGATTTTAAACGAATTTTCTTGTGGTTCTTTAGACCCAACAGCTATAAGAGATTTTCTCAAATTTGCTTATGAGAACTGGCAAATAAAACCTTCTTATGTTTTACTTCTAGGCGATGGTGATTATGATTATCTTAATACGGAAAAATTAAATAAAAATTTTGTTCCTGTATACGAAACGGCTGAATCACTTGATGAAATACAATCTTACCCCACAGATGACTTTTATGCACGTATCTCCGGTAATGATAAACGAATTGATATAGCGATAGGGAGATTAAACATACAAACAGCAGCTGAAGCCGATGTTGTAATTGATAAGATAATAAAATATGAAACCGGACTTGAGAAAGGATTGTGGAGAAATAATATAACGTTGGTAGCGGATGACGGACCTCAAGCAGTTGGTTACGATGATGGAAGTTTGCATACATCACAATCTGAAAACTTGGCGAATAAAAGAATTCCAAAATATTTTGATCTTGATAAAATCTATTTAGTAGCGTATCCAACAGTTTATACCGGATTGGGCAGAAGAAAACCGGAAGTTAATAAAGCAATAATAAATGCAATTAACGACGGTACATTAATTATCAACTACGTAGGACACGGAAATCCGGGTGTGTGGGCTCATGAAAGTGTATTTGAAAGATCGGCATCAATACCTCAGTTGAAGAATTCAAATTATTTTTTCTTAACAGCTGCTACTTGCGATTTCGGAAAGTATGATGATCCGACCGAACAAAGTTCAACAGAAATATTAATGAATATGAGCGGTGGAGCGATAGCTGCTTTTTCAGCTTCAAGAGTAGTTTATTCTGTTGCAAATGCTACTATAAATGATTCTCTTTACAGCAGACTTTTCCAGACCAGAGAGGCAGGAAATCTTCCGATCAGAATAGGCAAAGCTTATCTGTTAGCCAAACAATTATTAACCGAAGAGAACGATGAAAAATTTCATTTGTTCGGAGATCCGGCTATACGTTTAGACGAACCTCTCAATCCTACTTCTGTTGATTCTGTTAATGGAAAATCCTTAAAATCTTTGGTGCAGGTCAATGCATTAGGATCTGTCAAGATAAAGGGAGCAGTCAGAAACACTAATGGAACTTTAGCCCAATATAATGGCGATGCAATTGTCAGTATGTATGATTCCGAACGATCAATTTATTTTAAGGAAATGGATTACACTGTAACAATGCAGGGCGGATTGATTTATCGTGGAAGAACTTCTGTTATAAACGGTGAGTTCCAAACAGAATTTGTTGTACCAAAAGATATTTCTTATGAAAATAAAAATGGAAAGATAGTTGCATATATATCTAACAGCACATCCGATGGTGTTGGTTATTCAACTAATGTTGTTGTCGGTGGTACAAACCCGGATGCTGTTAATGATGGAAAAGGTCCCGAAATCTCTATCTATTTTGATGATATCAATTTCCAAAGTTCATATCTCGTTAATCCCGATTTTATGTTAATAGCAAAACTTTCGGATCGAACCGGATTGAATACTACAGGAACCGGTATCGGTCATAAGCTTGAAGCAATTTTAAATGATGATGAAGTTAATCCAATTGATCTTACAAATAGTTTTGTCGGCGATTTGAATTCCGGTGGTAAATCCGGATTAATAAAATATAAATTTACCGGAATGACACCTGGCGATTACAAAATAAAAGTTAAAGCTTGGGATGTATTCAATAATTTATCTTCTCAAGAAGCGAACTTCTCTGTTGTATCGAGTGATAATGGAATTGTTCTGCGTGATGTTGTGAACTATCCGAATCCGTTTTCATCAAATACAACATTTACTTTTCAGCATAATGTTGCAACTGCCATAAATGTAAAAATAAAAATTTATACAATTGCTGGAAGAATGATAAAGCAAATAGAGCAATCAAATATTCTTGATAAATTTGTCCGTATTGATTGGGATGGGCGCGACGCGGATGAAAATCAAATTGCCAACGGTACTTATCTTTACAAATTAATTGTGGAATCAAATGATGGTAAGTATAAAGATAATGTACTTGGAAAATTGGCAGTAATTAGATAA
- a CDS encoding aldo/keto reductase — protein sequence MNKRQLGKNGPELTNIGFGTWAIGGPWQFGWGKVDDNVSIKAIHAALDNGINWIDTAAVYGFGHSEKVVGGALKGIRENVFLATKCGLVNDGFGNAINNLDPKSIRNEIEESLKRLQTDYIDLYQIHKPDPKVPVEDSWGTLVELKKEGKTKFIGVSTYDNSLLEKCIKIEQVQSLQPPYSMLKRDYEESIFSYCLKKNIGVVAYSPMQAGLLSGKFDINKLAEDDWRRKNFFFKEPYLSKALSLVKKLQPIAKKTGKTVGQLAVAWVLKNPAITSAIVGDRTAEQCRENIKAADYILSEDEMEEINKYLEEFQ from the coding sequence ATGAATAAAAGACAATTAGGAAAAAACGGACCGGAACTTACAAATATTGGTTTTGGTACATGGGCAATAGGTGGTCCTTGGCAGTTCGGTTGGGGAAAAGTTGATGATAATGTTTCAATCAAAGCAATACATGCAGCTCTAGATAATGGAATTAACTGGATCGACACTGCCGCTGTTTATGGGTTTGGTCATTCTGAAAAAGTTGTCGGAGGTGCTTTAAAAGGAATTCGTGAAAATGTGTTCTTAGCTACAAAATGCGGATTAGTAAATGATGGTTTTGGAAATGCAATTAATAATCTAGATCCAAAAAGTATAAGAAATGAAATTGAAGAGAGCTTAAAACGTCTTCAAACAGATTATATTGATCTTTATCAAATTCATAAACCAGATCCCAAAGTACCGGTAGAAGATTCTTGGGGAACTTTGGTTGAATTGAAAAAAGAAGGGAAGACAAAATTTATTGGAGTTAGCACATATGATAATTCTCTTCTTGAAAAATGTATAAAGATCGAACAAGTACAATCCTTACAACCTCCATATAGTATGCTTAAGCGCGACTATGAAGAATCAATTTTTTCGTACTGCTTAAAGAAGAATATCGGAGTGGTAGCTTACAGTCCTATGCAAGCCGGCCTTCTTAGCGGAAAGTTTGATATTAATAAATTAGCAGAAGACGATTGGCGGAGAAAAAATTTCTTCTTCAAAGAACCTTATTTAAGTAAAGCTTTATCATTGGTTAAAAAATTACAACCCATCGCAAAAAAAACTGGTAAAACTGTAGGACAACTTGCGGTCGCATGGGTATTAAAGAACCCGGCAATAACTTCAGCTATTGTGGGCGATAGAACTGCCGAACAGTGCAGAGAGAATATTAAAGCTGCGGATTATATTTTAAGTGAAGATGAGATGGAAGAAATAAATAAATACTTAGAAGAGTTTCAATGA
- a CDS encoding HDIG domain-containing protein translates to MSSNIMRDRNCCLSILQEYTKSDSLLKHAYAVETCVKAYAEKFGEDVEYWSCVALLHDFDYEMFPTAEQHPYKGSEILKEKGFDEEFRNAIMSHADYTNIQRDTLLRKTLFACDELAGLITAVTYVRPSRSIEEVEVKSVIKKMKDKAFARAVNREDITKGAEALSISLEDHIGFCVSAMKMNKALLGL, encoded by the coding sequence ATGAGTTCTAATATTATGAGAGACAGAAATTGTTGTTTATCTATTCTTCAAGAATATACTAAGAGTGATAGTTTGTTAAAACATGCTTATGCCGTAGAAACTTGTGTAAAAGCATATGCTGAAAAATTTGGTGAAGATGTTGAATATTGGAGCTGCGTTGCTCTACTACACGATTTTGATTACGAAATGTTTCCAACAGCAGAACAACATCCATACAAAGGATCGGAAATATTAAAAGAAAAAGGATTTGATGAAGAATTCAGAAATGCAATAATGTCTCATGCAGATTATACAAACATTCAACGCGATACACTTTTAAGAAAAACTCTTTTTGCATGCGATGAATTAGCCGGATTAATTACCGCTGTAACATACGTAAGACCGAGTAGATCAATTGAAGAAGTTGAAGTGAAGTCCGTTATCAAGAAAATGAAAGATAAAGCTTTTGCCAGAGCTGTTAACCGTGAAGATATTACAAAAGGCGCCGAAGCTTTAAGTATTTCTTTGGAAGATCATATAGGATTTTGTGTTAGTGCTATGAAAATGAATAAGGCCTTACTTGGTTTATAA